A region from the Aphis gossypii isolate Hap1 chromosome 1, ASM2018417v2, whole genome shotgun sequence genome encodes:
- the LOC114125644 gene encoding angiotensin-converting enzyme-like isoform X6 gives MNYEDLLPSMYFMEDRGLCQLNVNEYKRTIMLKRKLITTINELTVCEYRKTNHPCDIKANEINVIMVKSSDAVELKYYWKAWHNHTSFAVKNIYMKYIEMLNYMAHLNNFSNEIHYYMEPYSYNQGQLNTDQMYEGIRPLYLHIYTHVRKILREKFGTAAVSANGPVPVHLLGSVLGQPWTKLIQFIVQELGIHENGKTNSKTPKRIFDQTNRFFVSIGMGCVPKRVWSHSVFIENKHFSNTVPSSWDMYANNDYRIKMDFQNTVDDVYTMHKQLGLVHYFVAYKKQPIAYQHTSDPAFVYGLINALTLSVRYQDFIGRYNDSASSRQIYLLRLAMEKVTVLPFAYAADVWQSDTGTGSFAPKRMNNLWWSKRLKYEGVVSPISKDMDKCTNPNYKPFDPSMAYAEAIELPHIKDFLGPIIEFQVFKALCTICGEYKSKRVRTKHLYECNLRGYKKVGKIIKSVMSRGSSTKWQFLFEAIVGHQRIEIEPLLEYFQPLHNHLVKINQATNEHIGWK, from the exons ATGAACTACGAAGACCTGTTGCCCTCAATGTATTTTATGGAAGACCGAGGACTTTGTCAGCTGAATGTGAACGAGTATAAGAGA ACTATAATGCTGAAGAGGAAACTAATAACAACGATTAACGAACTAACAGTTTGCGAATACCGGAAGACTAATCATCCGTGTGACATAAAAGCGAACG aaataaatgtcATTATGGTTAAGTCATCAGATGCAGtagagttaaaatattattggaaaGCTTGGCACAATCACACCAGCTTCgcagtgaaaaatatatatatgaagtaTATTGAAATGTTGAACTATATGGCCCATttgaata atttttctaACGAAATTCATTACTATATGGAACCATACTCATACAACCAAGGCCAATTGAACACCGATCAGATGTACGAAGGTATAAGACCACTGTACTTGCATATTTACACGCACGTTCGTAAAATTCTCAGGGAAAAATTTGGAACAGCGGCTGTGTCTGCCAATGGTCCAGTCCCCGTCCATTTATTGG GTTCGGTATTGGGTCAACCATGGACAAAATTGATACAGTTTATAGTTCAAGAACTCGGTATACACGAAAATGGCAAAACAAATTCgaag ACTCCAAAGCGAATTTTTGATCAAACTAATAGATTCTTTGTATCGATTGGTATGGGATGTGTGCCAAAAAGGGTTTGGTCCCATTcagtatttattgaaaataaacatttttctaatacCGTACCATCATCATGGGATATGTACGCAAATAACGATTACAG GATAAAAATGGATTTTCAAAACACGGTCGACGACGTGTACACCATGCACAAGCAACTTGGGTTAGTGCATTATTTCGTGGCTTACAAAAAACAGCCGATCGCATATCAACATACATCCGACCCAG CGTTCGTGTATGGCTTGATTAACGCTCTAACATTGTCCGTACGGTATCAAGACTTCATTGGCAGGTATAACGATAGCGCAAGCAGTCGGCAAATCTATCTGTTGCGGTTGGCCATGGAAAAGGTCACCGTCCTGCCGTTTGCGTACGCGGCCGACGTTTGGCAATCGGACACAGGCACGGGGTCTTTTGCGCCAAAGCGTATGAACAATCTCTGGTGGAGCAAAAG ACTCAAATACGAGGGCGTTGTTTCGCCTATTTCCAAAGACATGGATAAATGTACGAATCCCAATTATAAACCGTTTGATCCGAGTATGGCGTACGCTGAGGCGATTGAGCTACCACACAtcaa AGACTTCTTAGGACCTATAATAGAATTTCAAGTATTCAAAGCTTTGTGTACGATTTGTGGCGAGTACAAATCTAAACGCGTGAGAACCAAACACTTGTACGAATGCAATCTTCGTGGATATAAAAAAGTTGGAAAAATTATCAA ATCAGTTATGTCGAGAGGCTCTTCTACGAAATGGCAATTTCTATTTGAGGCAATAGTCGGACATCAACGGATAGAAATAGAACCGTTGTTGGAATATTTTCAACCCCTTCACAATCATCTTGTTAAAATCAATCAAGCGACCAATGAACACATTGGATGGAAGTag
- the LOC114125644 gene encoding angiotensin-converting enzyme-like isoform X3, producing the protein MFSFRLTFFVHCYFYNICLYYHLLVPPVRSFDGQSKIMNEKVRTGTVTEQLDEYKINCLHKFTKKKLNEYALAQWNYHVNKTEVTENEALKSSTRLFLYQKLLLTSAENMSVTLGMNYEDLLPSMYFMEDRGLCQLNVNEYKRTIMLKRKLITTINELTVCEYRKTNHPCDIKANEINVIMVKSSDAVELKYYWKAWHNHTSFAVKNIYMKYIEMLNYMAHLNNFSNEIHYYMEPYSYNQGQLNTDQMYEGIRPLYLHIYTHVRKILREKFGTAAVSANGPVPVHLLGSVLGQPWTKLIQFIVQELGIHENGKTNSKTPKRIFDQTNRFFVSIGMGCVPKRVWSHSVFIENKHFSNTVPSSWDMYANNDYRIKMDFQNTVDDVYTMHKQLGLVHYFVAYKKQPIAYQHTSDPAFVYGLINALTLSVRYQDFIGRYNDSASSRQIYLLRLAMEKVTVLPFAYAADVWQSDTGTGSFAPKRMNNLWWSKRLKYEGVVSPISKDMDKCTNPNYKPFDPSMAYAEAIELPHIKDFLGPIIEFQVFKALCTICGEYKSKRVRTKHLYECNLRGYKKVGKIIKSVMSRGSSTKWQFLFEAIVGHQRIEIEPLLEYFQPLHNHLVKINQATNEHIGWK; encoded by the exons ATGTTCTCGTTTCGATTAACGTTTTTCGTTCACTGCTACttctacaatatttgtttgtattaccATCTGTTAGTGCCGCCCGTTCGTTCATTCGACGGACAGAGTAAGATAATGAACGAAAAAGTGCGA ACCGGCACTGTGACAGAGCAATTGGACgagtataaaatcaattgcTTGCACAAGTTTACTAAGAAAAAGCTGAACGAGTACGCGTTGGCTCAGTGGAATTATCACGTTAACAAAACCGAAGTAACGGAGAACGAGGCC ttgaaatcTTCCACTCGATTGTTCTTATATCAAAAACTACTTTTAACATCTGCCGAAAATATGTCTGTAACTTTAGGCATGAACTACGAAGACCTGTTGCCCTCAATGTATTTTATGGAAGACCGAGGACTTTGTCAGCTGAATGTGAACGAGTATAAGAGA ACTATAATGCTGAAGAGGAAACTAATAACAACGATTAACGAACTAACAGTTTGCGAATACCGGAAGACTAATCATCCGTGTGACATAAAAGCGAACG aaataaatgtcATTATGGTTAAGTCATCAGATGCAGtagagttaaaatattattggaaaGCTTGGCACAATCACACCAGCTTCgcagtgaaaaatatatatatgaagtaTATTGAAATGTTGAACTATATGGCCCATttgaata atttttctaACGAAATTCATTACTATATGGAACCATACTCATACAACCAAGGCCAATTGAACACCGATCAGATGTACGAAGGTATAAGACCACTGTACTTGCATATTTACACGCACGTTCGTAAAATTCTCAGGGAAAAATTTGGAACAGCGGCTGTGTCTGCCAATGGTCCAGTCCCCGTCCATTTATTGG GTTCGGTATTGGGTCAACCATGGACAAAATTGATACAGTTTATAGTTCAAGAACTCGGTATACACGAAAATGGCAAAACAAATTCgaag ACTCCAAAGCGAATTTTTGATCAAACTAATAGATTCTTTGTATCGATTGGTATGGGATGTGTGCCAAAAAGGGTTTGGTCCCATTcagtatttattgaaaataaacatttttctaatacCGTACCATCATCATGGGATATGTACGCAAATAACGATTACAG GATAAAAATGGATTTTCAAAACACGGTCGACGACGTGTACACCATGCACAAGCAACTTGGGTTAGTGCATTATTTCGTGGCTTACAAAAAACAGCCGATCGCATATCAACATACATCCGACCCAG CGTTCGTGTATGGCTTGATTAACGCTCTAACATTGTCCGTACGGTATCAAGACTTCATTGGCAGGTATAACGATAGCGCAAGCAGTCGGCAAATCTATCTGTTGCGGTTGGCCATGGAAAAGGTCACCGTCCTGCCGTTTGCGTACGCGGCCGACGTTTGGCAATCGGACACAGGCACGGGGTCTTTTGCGCCAAAGCGTATGAACAATCTCTGGTGGAGCAAAAG ACTCAAATACGAGGGCGTTGTTTCGCCTATTTCCAAAGACATGGATAAATGTACGAATCCCAATTATAAACCGTTTGATCCGAGTATGGCGTACGCTGAGGCGATTGAGCTACCACACAtcaa AGACTTCTTAGGACCTATAATAGAATTTCAAGTATTCAAAGCTTTGTGTACGATTTGTGGCGAGTACAAATCTAAACGCGTGAGAACCAAACACTTGTACGAATGCAATCTTCGTGGATATAAAAAAGTTGGAAAAATTATCAA ATCAGTTATGTCGAGAGGCTCTTCTACGAAATGGCAATTTCTATTTGAGGCAATAGTCGGACATCAACGGATAGAAATAGAACCGTTGTTGGAATATTTTCAACCCCTTCACAATCATCTTGTTAAAATCAATCAAGCGACCAATGAACACATTGGATGGAAGTag
- the LOC114125644 gene encoding angiotensin-converting enzyme-like isoform X5, translating to MSVTLGMNYEDLLPSMYFMEDRGLCQLNVNEYKRTIMLKRKLITTINELTVCEYRKTNHPCDIKANEINVIMVKSSDAVELKYYWKAWHNHTSFAVKNIYMKYIEMLNYMAHLNNFSNEIHYYMEPYSYNQGQLNTDQMYEGIRPLYLHIYTHVRKILREKFGTAAVSANGPVPVHLLGSVLGQPWTKLIQFIVQELGIHENGKTNSKTPKRIFDQTNRFFVSIGMGCVPKRVWSHSVFIENKHFSNTVPSSWDMYANNDYRIKMDFQNTVDDVYTMHKQLGLVHYFVAYKKQPIAYQHTSDPAFVYGLINALTLSVRYQDFIGRYNDSASSRQIYLLRLAMEKVTVLPFAYAADVWQSDTGTGSFAPKRMNNLWWSKRLKYEGVVSPISKDMDKCTNPNYKPFDPSMAYAEAIELPHIKDFLGPIIEFQVFKALCTICGEYKSKRVRTKHLYECNLRGYKKVGKIIKSVMSRGSSTKWQFLFEAIVGHQRIEIEPLLEYFQPLHNHLVKINQATNEHIGWK from the exons ATGTCTGTAACTTTAGGCATGAACTACGAAGACCTGTTGCCCTCAATGTATTTTATGGAAGACCGAGGACTTTGTCAGCTGAATGTGAACGAGTATAAGAGA ACTATAATGCTGAAGAGGAAACTAATAACAACGATTAACGAACTAACAGTTTGCGAATACCGGAAGACTAATCATCCGTGTGACATAAAAGCGAACG aaataaatgtcATTATGGTTAAGTCATCAGATGCAGtagagttaaaatattattggaaaGCTTGGCACAATCACACCAGCTTCgcagtgaaaaatatatatatgaagtaTATTGAAATGTTGAACTATATGGCCCATttgaata atttttctaACGAAATTCATTACTATATGGAACCATACTCATACAACCAAGGCCAATTGAACACCGATCAGATGTACGAAGGTATAAGACCACTGTACTTGCATATTTACACGCACGTTCGTAAAATTCTCAGGGAAAAATTTGGAACAGCGGCTGTGTCTGCCAATGGTCCAGTCCCCGTCCATTTATTGG GTTCGGTATTGGGTCAACCATGGACAAAATTGATACAGTTTATAGTTCAAGAACTCGGTATACACGAAAATGGCAAAACAAATTCgaag ACTCCAAAGCGAATTTTTGATCAAACTAATAGATTCTTTGTATCGATTGGTATGGGATGTGTGCCAAAAAGGGTTTGGTCCCATTcagtatttattgaaaataaacatttttctaatacCGTACCATCATCATGGGATATGTACGCAAATAACGATTACAG GATAAAAATGGATTTTCAAAACACGGTCGACGACGTGTACACCATGCACAAGCAACTTGGGTTAGTGCATTATTTCGTGGCTTACAAAAAACAGCCGATCGCATATCAACATACATCCGACCCAG CGTTCGTGTATGGCTTGATTAACGCTCTAACATTGTCCGTACGGTATCAAGACTTCATTGGCAGGTATAACGATAGCGCAAGCAGTCGGCAAATCTATCTGTTGCGGTTGGCCATGGAAAAGGTCACCGTCCTGCCGTTTGCGTACGCGGCCGACGTTTGGCAATCGGACACAGGCACGGGGTCTTTTGCGCCAAAGCGTATGAACAATCTCTGGTGGAGCAAAAG ACTCAAATACGAGGGCGTTGTTTCGCCTATTTCCAAAGACATGGATAAATGTACGAATCCCAATTATAAACCGTTTGATCCGAGTATGGCGTACGCTGAGGCGATTGAGCTACCACACAtcaa AGACTTCTTAGGACCTATAATAGAATTTCAAGTATTCAAAGCTTTGTGTACGATTTGTGGCGAGTACAAATCTAAACGCGTGAGAACCAAACACTTGTACGAATGCAATCTTCGTGGATATAAAAAAGTTGGAAAAATTATCAA ATCAGTTATGTCGAGAGGCTCTTCTACGAAATGGCAATTTCTATTTGAGGCAATAGTCGGACATCAACGGATAGAAATAGAACCGTTGTTGGAATATTTTCAACCCCTTCACAATCATCTTGTTAAAATCAATCAAGCGACCAATGAACACATTGGATGGAAGTag
- the LOC114125644 gene encoding angiotensin-converting enzyme-like isoform X4 → MTAVISRRTKSAMFSFRLTFFVHCYFYNICLYYHLLVPPVRSFDGQSKIMNEKVRTGTVTEQLDEYKINCLHKFTKKKLNEYALAQWNYHVNKTEVTENEALKSSTRLFLYQKLLLTSAENMSVTLGMNYEDLLPSMYFMEDRGLCQLNVNEYKRTIMLKRKLITTINELTVCEYRKTNHPCDIKANDFSNEIHYYMEPYSYNQGQLNTDQMYEGIRPLYLHIYTHVRKILREKFGTAAVSANGPVPVHLLGSVLGQPWTKLIQFIVQELGIHENGKTNSKTPKRIFDQTNRFFVSIGMGCVPKRVWSHSVFIENKHFSNTVPSSWDMYANNDYRIKMDFQNTVDDVYTMHKQLGLVHYFVAYKKQPIAYQHTSDPAFVYGLINALTLSVRYQDFIGRYNDSASSRQIYLLRLAMEKVTVLPFAYAADVWQSDTGTGSFAPKRMNNLWWSKRLKYEGVVSPISKDMDKCTNPNYKPFDPSMAYAEAIELPHIKDFLGPIIEFQVFKALCTICGEYKSKRVRTKHLYECNLRGYKKVGKIIKSVMSRGSSTKWQFLFEAIVGHQRIEIEPLLEYFQPLHNHLVKINQATNEHIGWK, encoded by the exons ATGACAGCTGTGATAtc tcGCCGTACGAAAAGCGCAATGTTCTCGTTTCGATTAACGTTTTTCGTTCACTGCTACttctacaatatttgtttgtattaccATCTGTTAGTGCCGCCCGTTCGTTCATTCGACGGACAGAGTAAGATAATGAACGAAAAAGTGCGA ACCGGCACTGTGACAGAGCAATTGGACgagtataaaatcaattgcTTGCACAAGTTTACTAAGAAAAAGCTGAACGAGTACGCGTTGGCTCAGTGGAATTATCACGTTAACAAAACCGAAGTAACGGAGAACGAGGCC ttgaaatcTTCCACTCGATTGTTCTTATATCAAAAACTACTTTTAACATCTGCCGAAAATATGTCTGTAACTTTAGGCATGAACTACGAAGACCTGTTGCCCTCAATGTATTTTATGGAAGACCGAGGACTTTGTCAGCTGAATGTGAACGAGTATAAGAGA ACTATAATGCTGAAGAGGAAACTAATAACAACGATTAACGAACTAACAGTTTGCGAATACCGGAAGACTAATCATCCGTGTGACATAAAAGCGAACG atttttctaACGAAATTCATTACTATATGGAACCATACTCATACAACCAAGGCCAATTGAACACCGATCAGATGTACGAAGGTATAAGACCACTGTACTTGCATATTTACACGCACGTTCGTAAAATTCTCAGGGAAAAATTTGGAACAGCGGCTGTGTCTGCCAATGGTCCAGTCCCCGTCCATTTATTGG GTTCGGTATTGGGTCAACCATGGACAAAATTGATACAGTTTATAGTTCAAGAACTCGGTATACACGAAAATGGCAAAACAAATTCgaag ACTCCAAAGCGAATTTTTGATCAAACTAATAGATTCTTTGTATCGATTGGTATGGGATGTGTGCCAAAAAGGGTTTGGTCCCATTcagtatttattgaaaataaacatttttctaatacCGTACCATCATCATGGGATATGTACGCAAATAACGATTACAG GATAAAAATGGATTTTCAAAACACGGTCGACGACGTGTACACCATGCACAAGCAACTTGGGTTAGTGCATTATTTCGTGGCTTACAAAAAACAGCCGATCGCATATCAACATACATCCGACCCAG CGTTCGTGTATGGCTTGATTAACGCTCTAACATTGTCCGTACGGTATCAAGACTTCATTGGCAGGTATAACGATAGCGCAAGCAGTCGGCAAATCTATCTGTTGCGGTTGGCCATGGAAAAGGTCACCGTCCTGCCGTTTGCGTACGCGGCCGACGTTTGGCAATCGGACACAGGCACGGGGTCTTTTGCGCCAAAGCGTATGAACAATCTCTGGTGGAGCAAAAG ACTCAAATACGAGGGCGTTGTTTCGCCTATTTCCAAAGACATGGATAAATGTACGAATCCCAATTATAAACCGTTTGATCCGAGTATGGCGTACGCTGAGGCGATTGAGCTACCACACAtcaa AGACTTCTTAGGACCTATAATAGAATTTCAAGTATTCAAAGCTTTGTGTACGATTTGTGGCGAGTACAAATCTAAACGCGTGAGAACCAAACACTTGTACGAATGCAATCTTCGTGGATATAAAAAAGTTGGAAAAATTATCAA ATCAGTTATGTCGAGAGGCTCTTCTACGAAATGGCAATTTCTATTTGAGGCAATAGTCGGACATCAACGGATAGAAATAGAACCGTTGTTGGAATATTTTCAACCCCTTCACAATCATCTTGTTAAAATCAATCAAGCGACCAATGAACACATTGGATGGAAGTag
- the LOC114125644 gene encoding angiotensin-converting enzyme-like isoform X2: MTAVISRRTKSAMFSFRLTFFVHCYFYNICLYYHLLVPPVRSFDGQSKIMNEKTGTVTEQLDEYKINCLHKFTKKKLNEYALAQWNYHVNKTEVTENEALKSSTRLFLYQKLLLTSAENMSVTLGMNYEDLLPSMYFMEDRGLCQLNVNEYKRTIMLKRKLITTINELTVCEYRKTNHPCDIKANEINVIMVKSSDAVELKYYWKAWHNHTSFAVKNIYMKYIEMLNYMAHLNNFSNEIHYYMEPYSYNQGQLNTDQMYEGIRPLYLHIYTHVRKILREKFGTAAVSANGPVPVHLLGSVLGQPWTKLIQFIVQELGIHENGKTNSKTPKRIFDQTNRFFVSIGMGCVPKRVWSHSVFIENKHFSNTVPSSWDMYANNDYRIKMDFQNTVDDVYTMHKQLGLVHYFVAYKKQPIAYQHTSDPAFVYGLINALTLSVRYQDFIGRYNDSASSRQIYLLRLAMEKVTVLPFAYAADVWQSDTGTGSFAPKRMNNLWWSKRLKYEGVVSPISKDMDKCTNPNYKPFDPSMAYAEAIELPHIKDFLGPIIEFQVFKALCTICGEYKSKRVRTKHLYECNLRGYKKVGKIIKSVMSRGSSTKWQFLFEAIVGHQRIEIEPLLEYFQPLHNHLVKINQATNEHIGWK; this comes from the exons ATGACAGCTGTGATAtc tcGCCGTACGAAAAGCGCAATGTTCTCGTTTCGATTAACGTTTTTCGTTCACTGCTACttctacaatatttgtttgtattaccATCTGTTAGTGCCGCCCGTTCGTTCATTCGACGGACAGAGTAAGATAATGAACGAAAAA ACCGGCACTGTGACAGAGCAATTGGACgagtataaaatcaattgcTTGCACAAGTTTACTAAGAAAAAGCTGAACGAGTACGCGTTGGCTCAGTGGAATTATCACGTTAACAAAACCGAAGTAACGGAGAACGAGGCC ttgaaatcTTCCACTCGATTGTTCTTATATCAAAAACTACTTTTAACATCTGCCGAAAATATGTCTGTAACTTTAGGCATGAACTACGAAGACCTGTTGCCCTCAATGTATTTTATGGAAGACCGAGGACTTTGTCAGCTGAATGTGAACGAGTATAAGAGA ACTATAATGCTGAAGAGGAAACTAATAACAACGATTAACGAACTAACAGTTTGCGAATACCGGAAGACTAATCATCCGTGTGACATAAAAGCGAACG aaataaatgtcATTATGGTTAAGTCATCAGATGCAGtagagttaaaatattattggaaaGCTTGGCACAATCACACCAGCTTCgcagtgaaaaatatatatatgaagtaTATTGAAATGTTGAACTATATGGCCCATttgaata atttttctaACGAAATTCATTACTATATGGAACCATACTCATACAACCAAGGCCAATTGAACACCGATCAGATGTACGAAGGTATAAGACCACTGTACTTGCATATTTACACGCACGTTCGTAAAATTCTCAGGGAAAAATTTGGAACAGCGGCTGTGTCTGCCAATGGTCCAGTCCCCGTCCATTTATTGG GTTCGGTATTGGGTCAACCATGGACAAAATTGATACAGTTTATAGTTCAAGAACTCGGTATACACGAAAATGGCAAAACAAATTCgaag ACTCCAAAGCGAATTTTTGATCAAACTAATAGATTCTTTGTATCGATTGGTATGGGATGTGTGCCAAAAAGGGTTTGGTCCCATTcagtatttattgaaaataaacatttttctaatacCGTACCATCATCATGGGATATGTACGCAAATAACGATTACAG GATAAAAATGGATTTTCAAAACACGGTCGACGACGTGTACACCATGCACAAGCAACTTGGGTTAGTGCATTATTTCGTGGCTTACAAAAAACAGCCGATCGCATATCAACATACATCCGACCCAG CGTTCGTGTATGGCTTGATTAACGCTCTAACATTGTCCGTACGGTATCAAGACTTCATTGGCAGGTATAACGATAGCGCAAGCAGTCGGCAAATCTATCTGTTGCGGTTGGCCATGGAAAAGGTCACCGTCCTGCCGTTTGCGTACGCGGCCGACGTTTGGCAATCGGACACAGGCACGGGGTCTTTTGCGCCAAAGCGTATGAACAATCTCTGGTGGAGCAAAAG ACTCAAATACGAGGGCGTTGTTTCGCCTATTTCCAAAGACATGGATAAATGTACGAATCCCAATTATAAACCGTTTGATCCGAGTATGGCGTACGCTGAGGCGATTGAGCTACCACACAtcaa AGACTTCTTAGGACCTATAATAGAATTTCAAGTATTCAAAGCTTTGTGTACGATTTGTGGCGAGTACAAATCTAAACGCGTGAGAACCAAACACTTGTACGAATGCAATCTTCGTGGATATAAAAAAGTTGGAAAAATTATCAA ATCAGTTATGTCGAGAGGCTCTTCTACGAAATGGCAATTTCTATTTGAGGCAATAGTCGGACATCAACGGATAGAAATAGAACCGTTGTTGGAATATTTTCAACCCCTTCACAATCATCTTGTTAAAATCAATCAAGCGACCAATGAACACATTGGATGGAAGTag
- the LOC114125644 gene encoding angiotensin-converting enzyme-like isoform X1 codes for MTAVISRRTKSAMFSFRLTFFVHCYFYNICLYYHLLVPPVRSFDGQSKIMNEKVRTGTVTEQLDEYKINCLHKFTKKKLNEYALAQWNYHVNKTEVTENEALKSSTRLFLYQKLLLTSAENMSVTLGMNYEDLLPSMYFMEDRGLCQLNVNEYKRTIMLKRKLITTINELTVCEYRKTNHPCDIKANEINVIMVKSSDAVELKYYWKAWHNHTSFAVKNIYMKYIEMLNYMAHLNNFSNEIHYYMEPYSYNQGQLNTDQMYEGIRPLYLHIYTHVRKILREKFGTAAVSANGPVPVHLLGSVLGQPWTKLIQFIVQELGIHENGKTNSKTPKRIFDQTNRFFVSIGMGCVPKRVWSHSVFIENKHFSNTVPSSWDMYANNDYRIKMDFQNTVDDVYTMHKQLGLVHYFVAYKKQPIAYQHTSDPAFVYGLINALTLSVRYQDFIGRYNDSASSRQIYLLRLAMEKVTVLPFAYAADVWQSDTGTGSFAPKRMNNLWWSKRLKYEGVVSPISKDMDKCTNPNYKPFDPSMAYAEAIELPHIKDFLGPIIEFQVFKALCTICGEYKSKRVRTKHLYECNLRGYKKVGKIIKSVMSRGSSTKWQFLFEAIVGHQRIEIEPLLEYFQPLHNHLVKINQATNEHIGWK; via the exons ATGACAGCTGTGATAtc tcGCCGTACGAAAAGCGCAATGTTCTCGTTTCGATTAACGTTTTTCGTTCACTGCTACttctacaatatttgtttgtattaccATCTGTTAGTGCCGCCCGTTCGTTCATTCGACGGACAGAGTAAGATAATGAACGAAAAAGTGCGA ACCGGCACTGTGACAGAGCAATTGGACgagtataaaatcaattgcTTGCACAAGTTTACTAAGAAAAAGCTGAACGAGTACGCGTTGGCTCAGTGGAATTATCACGTTAACAAAACCGAAGTAACGGAGAACGAGGCC ttgaaatcTTCCACTCGATTGTTCTTATATCAAAAACTACTTTTAACATCTGCCGAAAATATGTCTGTAACTTTAGGCATGAACTACGAAGACCTGTTGCCCTCAATGTATTTTATGGAAGACCGAGGACTTTGTCAGCTGAATGTGAACGAGTATAAGAGA ACTATAATGCTGAAGAGGAAACTAATAACAACGATTAACGAACTAACAGTTTGCGAATACCGGAAGACTAATCATCCGTGTGACATAAAAGCGAACG aaataaatgtcATTATGGTTAAGTCATCAGATGCAGtagagttaaaatattattggaaaGCTTGGCACAATCACACCAGCTTCgcagtgaaaaatatatatatgaagtaTATTGAAATGTTGAACTATATGGCCCATttgaata atttttctaACGAAATTCATTACTATATGGAACCATACTCATACAACCAAGGCCAATTGAACACCGATCAGATGTACGAAGGTATAAGACCACTGTACTTGCATATTTACACGCACGTTCGTAAAATTCTCAGGGAAAAATTTGGAACAGCGGCTGTGTCTGCCAATGGTCCAGTCCCCGTCCATTTATTGG GTTCGGTATTGGGTCAACCATGGACAAAATTGATACAGTTTATAGTTCAAGAACTCGGTATACACGAAAATGGCAAAACAAATTCgaag ACTCCAAAGCGAATTTTTGATCAAACTAATAGATTCTTTGTATCGATTGGTATGGGATGTGTGCCAAAAAGGGTTTGGTCCCATTcagtatttattgaaaataaacatttttctaatacCGTACCATCATCATGGGATATGTACGCAAATAACGATTACAG GATAAAAATGGATTTTCAAAACACGGTCGACGACGTGTACACCATGCACAAGCAACTTGGGTTAGTGCATTATTTCGTGGCTTACAAAAAACAGCCGATCGCATATCAACATACATCCGACCCAG CGTTCGTGTATGGCTTGATTAACGCTCTAACATTGTCCGTACGGTATCAAGACTTCATTGGCAGGTATAACGATAGCGCAAGCAGTCGGCAAATCTATCTGTTGCGGTTGGCCATGGAAAAGGTCACCGTCCTGCCGTTTGCGTACGCGGCCGACGTTTGGCAATCGGACACAGGCACGGGGTCTTTTGCGCCAAAGCGTATGAACAATCTCTGGTGGAGCAAAAG ACTCAAATACGAGGGCGTTGTTTCGCCTATTTCCAAAGACATGGATAAATGTACGAATCCCAATTATAAACCGTTTGATCCGAGTATGGCGTACGCTGAGGCGATTGAGCTACCACACAtcaa AGACTTCTTAGGACCTATAATAGAATTTCAAGTATTCAAAGCTTTGTGTACGATTTGTGGCGAGTACAAATCTAAACGCGTGAGAACCAAACACTTGTACGAATGCAATCTTCGTGGATATAAAAAAGTTGGAAAAATTATCAA ATCAGTTATGTCGAGAGGCTCTTCTACGAAATGGCAATTTCTATTTGAGGCAATAGTCGGACATCAACGGATAGAAATAGAACCGTTGTTGGAATATTTTCAACCCCTTCACAATCATCTTGTTAAAATCAATCAAGCGACCAATGAACACATTGGATGGAAGTag